Proteins encoded by one window of Modestobacter marinus:
- a CDS encoding 50S ribosomal protein L25/general stress protein Ctc — translation MAEFRLAAEPRTEFGKGSARRTRREGRVPAVLYGHGQDVVHLSLPAREFAAALRNGGTNVLLTIELDGKDQLALTKAVQRDPITRIHEHVDLLLVRRGEKTTVDVPVVITGEPAPDTISNHQLNSVLVEADATNLPESIEVDITGRTAGNGITAGDLPLPAGATLITDPEALVIGFLGAPTAAELEAELEEAEAEAGIERDESETDGDVVPEPQDQGSGESMDAAENSSDD, via the coding sequence GTGGCTGAATTCCGCCTCGCCGCCGAGCCCCGCACCGAGTTCGGCAAGGGCAGTGCCCGCCGGACCCGTCGCGAGGGCCGTGTCCCCGCCGTCCTGTACGGGCACGGCCAGGACGTCGTCCACCTGTCGCTGCCGGCCCGCGAGTTCGCCGCGGCCCTGCGCAACGGCGGCACCAACGTGCTGCTGACCATCGAGCTGGACGGCAAGGACCAGCTGGCGCTGACCAAGGCGGTCCAGCGGGACCCGATCACCCGCATCCACGAGCACGTCGACCTGCTGCTGGTCCGCCGCGGCGAGAAGACCACCGTCGACGTCCCGGTCGTCATCACCGGCGAGCCGGCCCCGGACACGATCAGCAACCACCAGCTGAACAGCGTCCTCGTCGAGGCCGACGCCACCAACCTGCCGGAGTCGATCGAGGTCGACATCACCGGCCGTACCGCGGGCAACGGCATCACCGCCGGCGACCTGCCGCTGCCGGCCGGCGCGACGCTGATCACCGACCCGGAGGCGCTGGTCATCGGCTTCCTGGGTGCGCCGACCGCCGCCGAGCTCGAGGCCGAGCTGGAGGAGGCCGAGGCCGAGGCCGGCATCGAGCGCGACGAGTCCGAGACCGACGGCGACGTCGTCCCGGAGCCGCAGGACCAGGGCAGTGGCGAGTCGATGGACGCCGCCGAGAACTCCAGCGACGACTGA
- a CDS encoding ribose-phosphate diphosphokinase produces MSAIRQTTNKSLMLFSGRAYPELATEIAGHLGVTPTPTSSYEFANGELFVRFEESVRGCDAFVVQSHTAPINTWLMEQLIMVDALKRASAKRITVVAPFFPYARQDKKHRGREPISARLVADMFKTAGADRLMTVDLHTAQIQGFFDGPVDHLFAMDLLIDEVKRKWGDRDLTVVSPDSGRVRVSERWSDKLGGTPLAFIHKTRDVTRPNEVVANRVVGEVEGRVCILVDDMIDTGGTISKAAETLFESGAADVIIAATHGVLSGPAVDRLKNSRVSEVIITNTLPIEPERRFDKLTVLSIAPLLGRAIKEVFEDGSVTSLFGGAS; encoded by the coding sequence ATGAGCGCGATCAGGCAGACCACCAACAAGAGCCTGATGCTCTTCTCCGGCCGGGCCTACCCCGAGCTGGCGACCGAGATCGCCGGGCACCTCGGCGTCACCCCCACCCCCACCTCGTCCTACGAGTTCGCCAACGGTGAGCTGTTCGTGCGGTTCGAGGAGTCGGTGCGCGGCTGCGACGCCTTCGTGGTGCAGAGCCACACCGCGCCGATCAACACCTGGCTCATGGAGCAGCTGATCATGGTCGACGCGCTCAAGCGCGCCTCGGCCAAGCGGATCACCGTCGTCGCCCCGTTCTTCCCCTACGCCCGGCAGGACAAGAAGCACCGCGGCCGCGAGCCGATCTCCGCCCGGCTCGTCGCCGACATGTTCAAGACCGCCGGCGCCGACCGGCTGATGACCGTCGACCTGCACACCGCGCAGATCCAGGGCTTCTTCGACGGCCCGGTCGACCACCTGTTCGCCATGGACCTGCTCATCGACGAGGTCAAGCGCAAGTGGGGCGACCGCGACCTCACCGTCGTCTCGCCCGACTCCGGCCGCGTCCGGGTCTCCGAGCGGTGGAGCGACAAGCTCGGCGGCACCCCGCTGGCCTTCATCCACAAGACCCGCGACGTCACCCGGCCCAACGAGGTCGTCGCCAACCGGGTCGTCGGTGAGGTCGAGGGCCGGGTCTGCATCCTGGTCGACGACATGATCGACACCGGCGGCACGATCTCCAAGGCCGCCGAGACGCTGTTCGAGTCGGGCGCCGCCGACGTGATCATCGCCGCCACCCACGGGGTGCTCTCCGGCCCCGCGGTCGACCGGCTCAAGAACAGCCGGGTCAGCGAGGTCATCATCACCAACACGCTCCCGATCGAGCCCGAGCGTCGCTTCGACAAGCTGACCGTGCTCTCGATCGCCCCCCTGCTCGGCCGGGCGATCAAGGAGGTCTTCGAGGACGGCTCGGTGACGAGCTTGTTCGGCGGGGCCTCGTAG
- the glmU gene encoding bifunctional UDP-N-acetylglucosamine diphosphorylase/glucosamine-1-phosphate N-acetyltransferase GlmU: MTLQDTTPAPDGAVGAVVVLAAGQGTRMRSRLPKVLHPLGGRSLLGHVLAAAAPLGAAQTVVVVGSGREAVTAHLGEIAPEALPVVQQEQLGSGHAAAVALDALAEVRGAVLILNGDAPLLRQETLTALVGAHQQAGDVLTVLTAEVADPTGLGRIVRDAGGAVRAIVEERDADDTQRAIREVNAGVYVGDAAAVREALTRVGAANDQGEQYLTDVLGLLVADGAPVGGHRAADPDDTLGCNDQRELAARRRTMNDRVLDDLMRAGVVVVDPLTTWVDVTVEVGAETVLHPGTQLLGATTVAAGAVVGPDSTLVDTEVGEGASVVRSHVQLAEIGPAATVGPFSYLRPGTRLGRGAKVGAYVETKNVQVGEGSKVPHLSYVGDATIGERSNIGAATVFVNYDGVDKHRTTVGDHVRIGSDTMLVAPVTVGDGAYTAAGSVITTDVPPGAMGVARARQRNVAGWVARRRPGTPGAEAAAAAGDAAAAAAIDTRTTESADRPPAATDDDQQGRS; encoded by the coding sequence GTGACCCTGCAGGACACCACGCCCGCACCGGACGGCGCCGTCGGCGCCGTCGTCGTCCTCGCCGCCGGGCAGGGGACCAGGATGCGCTCGCGCCTGCCCAAGGTGCTGCACCCGCTCGGCGGCCGCTCGCTGCTGGGGCACGTGCTGGCGGCGGCCGCCCCGCTGGGGGCCGCCCAGACCGTCGTCGTCGTCGGGTCCGGGCGGGAGGCGGTGACCGCCCACCTCGGCGAGATCGCCCCCGAGGCGCTCCCGGTCGTGCAGCAGGAGCAGCTCGGCTCCGGGCACGCCGCGGCGGTCGCCCTGGACGCGCTCGCGGAGGTGCGCGGCGCGGTGCTGATCCTCAACGGGGACGCGCCGCTGCTGCGCCAGGAGACGCTGACCGCACTGGTCGGGGCGCACCAGCAGGCCGGCGACGTGCTCACCGTGCTCACCGCCGAGGTGGCCGACCCGACTGGCCTGGGACGGATCGTCCGGGACGCCGGCGGTGCGGTGCGGGCCATCGTCGAGGAGCGGGACGCCGACGACACCCAGCGGGCGATCCGCGAGGTCAACGCCGGGGTGTACGTCGGCGACGCCGCCGCCGTCCGGGAGGCGCTGACCCGGGTCGGGGCCGCCAACGACCAGGGCGAGCAGTACCTGACCGACGTCCTGGGCCTGCTGGTCGCCGACGGCGCGCCGGTCGGCGGGCACCGGGCAGCCGACCCCGACGACACCCTGGGCTGCAACGACCAGCGCGAGCTGGCCGCCCGGCGCCGCACCATGAACGACCGGGTGCTCGACGACCTGATGCGCGCCGGGGTGGTCGTCGTCGACCCGCTCACCACCTGGGTCGACGTGACCGTCGAGGTCGGAGCGGAGACCGTCCTGCACCCCGGGACGCAGCTCCTCGGCGCGACCACCGTCGCTGCCGGCGCGGTCGTCGGCCCGGACAGCACGCTCGTCGACACCGAGGTGGGGGAGGGGGCGTCGGTGGTCCGGTCGCACGTCCAGCTGGCCGAGATCGGCCCGGCCGCGACCGTCGGCCCGTTCAGCTACCTCCGCCCCGGCACCCGGCTGGGCCGCGGGGCCAAGGTGGGGGCCTACGTCGAGACGAAGAACGTCCAGGTCGGCGAGGGCTCCAAGGTGCCGCACCTGTCCTACGTCGGCGACGCGACCATCGGGGAGCGCAGCAACATCGGCGCCGCGACGGTGTTCGTCAACTACGACGGCGTGGACAAACACCGCACCACGGTGGGCGACCACGTGCGGATCGGCTCGGACACCATGCTCGTGGCGCCGGTCACCGTGGGCGACGGGGCCTACACCGCCGCCGGCTCCGTGATCACCACCGACGTCCCGCCCGGGGCGATGGGCGTCGCCCGGGCCCGCCAGCGCAATGTGGCAGGCTGGGTGGCGCGGCGCCGTCCGGGCACGCCCGGCGCAGAGGCAGCAGCAGCGGCCGGCGACGCAGCGGCCGCCGCAGCCATCGACACACGGACCACCGAGTCCGCGGACCGGCCCCCGGCCGCGACGGACGACGACCAGCAAGGGCGATCATGA
- a CDS encoding 4-(cytidine 5'-diphospho)-2-C-methyl-D-erythritol kinase gives MSNATAGGPGRLAGNGAVTARAPAKVNVHLGVGPLRADGFHELETVFLAVSLFDTVTVRRADGLSLTVRGEGADGSAGPASVPTDQRNLVWQAAELLARHAGVAADAHLTVDKSIPAAAGLAGGSADAAATLVALDALWGTRATRGDLAALAAQLGSDVPFSLLGGVALGTGRGERLTPVLARRRWDWVLGIAGEGLSTPTVYGELDAQRAAGTLPDGELMATTEPVLAALHSGPASALAAALHNDLQAPALRLRPELARAMQVATEAGARAALVSGSGPTVAALAEDEDGAVRLAAELAGAGVFRAVRAVHGPVHGARLVG, from the coding sequence GTGAGCAACGCGACCGCAGGCGGCCCCGGCCGGCTCGCCGGCAACGGCGCCGTCACGGCGCGGGCGCCCGCGAAGGTCAACGTGCACCTCGGCGTGGGGCCGCTGCGGGCCGACGGCTTCCACGAGCTGGAGACGGTCTTCCTCGCCGTGTCGCTGTTCGACACGGTCACCGTCCGCCGCGCCGACGGGCTCTCCCTCACCGTCCGCGGCGAGGGGGCCGACGGCAGCGCCGGCCCGGCGAGCGTGCCCACCGACCAGCGCAACCTGGTCTGGCAGGCCGCCGAGCTGCTCGCCCGGCACGCCGGGGTGGCGGCCGACGCGCACCTGACCGTCGACAAGTCGATCCCGGCCGCGGCCGGGCTGGCCGGCGGCAGCGCCGACGCCGCGGCCACGCTGGTCGCGCTCGACGCGCTGTGGGGGACCCGGGCCACCCGCGGTGACCTGGCCGCCCTCGCCGCCCAGCTGGGCAGTGACGTGCCGTTCAGCCTGCTCGGCGGGGTGGCGCTGGGCACCGGGCGGGGCGAGCGGCTGACCCCGGTGCTGGCCCGCCGGCGCTGGGACTGGGTGCTCGGCATCGCCGGCGAGGGGCTCTCCACCCCCACGGTCTACGGCGAGCTGGACGCCCAGCGGGCGGCCGGGACGCTGCCCGACGGCGAGCTGATGGCCACCACCGAGCCGGTGCTCGCCGCACTGCACAGCGGTCCGGCGTCGGCGCTGGCGGCCGCGCTGCACAACGACCTCCAGGCGCCGGCGCTCCGGCTGCGCCCCGAGCTGGCCCGGGCGATGCAGGTCGCGACCGAGGCCGGGGCGCGGGCGGCCCTGGTCAGCGGCTCCGGCCCGACGGTGGCCGCGCTGGCCGAGGACGAGGACGGCGCCGTCCGGCTGGCCGCCGAGCTCGCCGGCGCGGGTGTGTTCCGGGCCGTGCGGGCCGTGCACGGCCCCGTCCACGGCGCCCGCCTGGTGGGCTGA
- the rsmA gene encoding 16S rRNA (adenine(1518)-N(6)/adenine(1519)-N(6))-dimethyltransferase RsmA — protein sequence MTALLGAAAIRELAQQLDLRPTKTLGQNFLHDANTIRKIVRTADLQDDDVVCEVGPGLGSLTLGLLPACAHVTAVEIDPRLADRLPATVAERAPELAGRLTVVTADALRVQELPGPPPTALVANLPYNIAVPVLLHLLELLPSIRTSLVLVQAEVADRLAAAPGTPAYGVPSVKAAWYADVRRAGNVPRPVFWPVPNVDSGLVALTRRPAPPGDRAATFAVIDAAFATRRKGLRAALARWAGSPAAAEVRLRAAGIDPTTRGEQLSVTDFARLAATEPVTANEQ from the coding sequence GTGACGGCCCTGCTCGGCGCGGCCGCGATCCGCGAGCTGGCCCAGCAGCTGGACCTGCGACCGACCAAGACGCTCGGGCAGAACTTCCTGCACGACGCCAACACGATCCGCAAGATCGTCCGGACCGCCGACCTGCAGGACGACGACGTCGTCTGCGAGGTGGGACCGGGTCTCGGGTCGCTGACCCTGGGCCTGCTGCCCGCCTGCGCGCACGTGACCGCCGTGGAGATCGACCCCCGGCTGGCCGACCGGCTGCCGGCGACCGTGGCCGAGCGGGCCCCGGAGCTGGCCGGGCGGCTCACCGTGGTGACCGCGGACGCGCTCCGGGTGCAGGAGCTGCCCGGGCCCCCGCCCACGGCCCTGGTGGCGAACCTGCCCTACAACATCGCCGTCCCGGTGCTGCTGCACCTGCTGGAGCTGCTGCCCAGCATCCGCACCTCGCTGGTGCTGGTGCAAGCCGAGGTCGCCGACCGGCTCGCCGCCGCGCCCGGCACACCCGCCTACGGGGTGCCCAGCGTCAAGGCCGCCTGGTACGCCGACGTCCGGCGGGCCGGCAACGTCCCGCGGCCGGTCTTCTGGCCGGTGCCCAACGTCGACTCCGGGCTGGTCGCGCTGACCCGCCGCCCGGCGCCGCCCGGCGACCGGGCGGCCACCTTCGCCGTCATCGACGCGGCCTTCGCCACCCGCCGCAAGGGCCTGCGCGCGGCGCTGGCCCGCTGGGCCGGCAGCCCGGCCGCCGCGGAGGTCCGGCTGCGCGCCGCCGGCATCGACCCGACCACGCGGGGCGAGCAGCTGTCGGTCACCGACTTCGCCCGGCTCGCGGCCACCGAGCCGGTCACCGCGAACGAGCAGTAG
- a CDS encoding resuscitation-promoting factor — MHRSLKSILFALVLLGLVGGSAAYFAAQKTVTLTVDGQSREVRTYAGTAAEVLADEGLRPASHDVVLPDPGDAIGDGATIVLNRARPLALTVDGVRTDVHTTALSVADALDELGYRTDELVLSASRSQRLPLDGMDLAITTTKDVTLVADGQQRVVTTTAATAGDLLAEQGIALSATDRTSVYPQQPLLDAMVLRVTRVVVTDVTEVRPLDYATVETPDPEAFQGQRTVTQKGVEGAQTVTWRVTVTDGVETGREQLGVEVSTPAVDQQVAVGTKEKPAAPAAVVSADGLNWAALAACESGGRPTAVSGTGKYRGMYQFSTGTWAAVGGSGDPAAASAEEQTMRAQMLYARSGAGQWPHCGPRLFG; from the coding sequence GTGCACCGATCGCTGAAGTCGATTCTGTTCGCCCTGGTCCTGCTGGGCCTGGTGGGCGGTTCCGCCGCCTACTTCGCCGCCCAGAAGACGGTGACCCTGACCGTCGACGGCCAGTCGCGCGAGGTGCGCACCTACGCCGGCACGGCCGCTGAGGTGCTGGCCGACGAGGGCCTGCGGCCCGCGTCGCACGACGTCGTCCTCCCCGACCCCGGCGACGCCATCGGCGACGGCGCCACGATCGTGCTCAACCGCGCCCGCCCGCTGGCCCTGACCGTCGACGGGGTGCGCACCGACGTCCACACGACGGCGCTGTCCGTCGCCGACGCGCTCGACGAGCTCGGGTACCGCACCGACGAGCTGGTGCTGTCGGCCAGCCGCAGCCAGCGTCTGCCGCTGGACGGCATGGACCTCGCCATCACCACCACCAAGGACGTCACGCTGGTCGCCGACGGGCAGCAGCGGGTGGTCACCACCACCGCGGCCACCGCCGGTGACCTGCTGGCCGAGCAGGGCATCGCACTGTCGGCCACCGACCGCACCTCGGTCTACCCGCAGCAGCCCCTGCTGGACGCGATGGTCCTGCGCGTCACCCGGGTCGTCGTCACCGACGTCACCGAGGTCCGGCCGCTGGACTACGCGACCGTCGAGACGCCGGACCCGGAGGCCTTCCAGGGTCAGCGCACGGTCACCCAGAAGGGGGTCGAGGGCGCGCAGACGGTCACCTGGCGGGTCACCGTCACCGACGGGGTCGAGACCGGGCGGGAGCAGCTCGGCGTCGAGGTCAGCACCCCGGCGGTCGACCAGCAGGTGGCCGTGGGCACCAAGGAGAAGCCGGCCGCCCCGGCGGCCGTGGTCAGCGCGGACGGGCTGAACTGGGCGGCGCTGGCCGCCTGTGAGTCCGGTGGCCGGCCCACCGCGGTGAGCGGCACCGGCAAGTACCGCGGCATGTACCAGTTCTCCACGGGCACCTGGGCCGCCGTCGGGGGCAGCGGTGACCCGGCCGCCGCGTCGGCCGAGGAGCAGACCATGCGGGCGCAGATGCTGTACGCGCGTTCCGGCGCGGGGCAGTGGCCGCACTGCGGCCCCCGCCTGTTCGGCTGA
- a CDS encoding TatD family hydrolase yields MSRSASSRANRRGEPPPSPEPLPSPAVDSHTHFDIAVGGEDREPTDAEVDEAIAAAVAVGVPRLVQVGVDVASSRWSAELAARHPNVLAAVALHPNEAGAGAATEAALAEIDRLAALPRVRAVGETGLDRYRTGPEGWAAQEASFRAHIDIAKRHGIALVIHDRDAHDEVLRVLDDEGAPEHTVFHCFSGDAGFARACLERGHVLSFAGTVTFSSAGALREAAALTPLDQLLVETDAPFLTPAPLRGRPNSARLVPHTVRALAEVTGVPLDQLCAALTGTAERVFGSWG; encoded by the coding sequence GTGAGCCGGTCGGCGTCCTCGCGGGCGAACCGGCGGGGTGAGCCGCCGCCGTCCCCGGAGCCGCTGCCGTCCCCGGCGGTCGACAGCCACACGCACTTCGACATCGCCGTGGGCGGCGAGGACCGCGAGCCCACCGACGCCGAGGTCGACGAGGCGATCGCGGCCGCCGTGGCCGTCGGCGTCCCGCGGCTGGTGCAGGTCGGCGTGGACGTGGCGTCCTCGCGCTGGTCGGCCGAGCTGGCCGCGCGGCACCCGAACGTGCTGGCGGCGGTGGCGCTGCACCCGAACGAGGCCGGCGCCGGTGCGGCGACCGAGGCGGCGCTGGCCGAGATCGACCGGCTCGCCGCGTTGCCCCGGGTCCGGGCGGTGGGGGAGACCGGGCTGGACCGCTACCGCACCGGCCCGGAGGGCTGGGCCGCCCAGGAGGCGTCCTTCCGGGCGCACATCGACATCGCCAAGCGCCACGGGATCGCCCTGGTCATCCACGACCGCGACGCCCACGACGAGGTGCTCCGGGTGCTGGACGACGAGGGTGCTCCCGAGCACACCGTCTTCCACTGCTTCTCCGGCGACGCGGGGTTCGCCCGGGCCTGCCTCGAGCGCGGCCACGTGCTGTCCTTCGCCGGCACGGTCACCTTCTCCAGCGCCGGCGCCCTGCGCGAGGCGGCGGCGCTCACCCCGCTGGACCAGCTGCTGGTCGAGACCGACGCCCCGTTCCTGACCCCCGCCCCGCTGCGCGGGCGCCCCAACTCCGCCCGGCTGGTACCGCACACGGTGCGGGCGCTGGCCGAGGTCACCGGGGTGCCCCTGGACCAGCTCTGCGCGGCGCTGACCGGCACGGCGGAACGGGTCTTCGGCTCCTGGGGGTGA
- the metG gene encoding methionine--tRNA ligase, whose amino-acid sequence MTDRHILTAVAWPYANGPRHIGHVSGFGVPSDVFSRFHRMSGDQVLMVSGTDEHGTPITVAADAEGITPRQIADRNNRVIVDDLASLGLSYDLFTRTTTANHRAVSQEIFLGLLKNGYVFPQTTLGAISPSTGRTLPDRYIEGTCPICGYDGARGDQCDNCGNQLDPIDLVNPVSRINGETPKFVEEEHYFLDLPAFTRALGDWLGTRGSWRPNVLNFSVNLLEDLKPRSYTRDIDWGVPVPLDGWRDRPDKRIYVWFDAVVGYLSASIEWARRSGDPEAWRQWWQAPDSDAYYFMGKDNIVFHSEIWPAQLLGYNGEGDKGGTPGSYGRLNLPTEVVSSEFLTMEGRKFSSSRNVVIYVRDFLSRYDADALRYFIAVAGPENQDTDFTWAEFLRRNNDELVAGWGNLVNRSVSMAAKNVGAVPTPGELTDADRALLATTSGAFDAVGDLLSRNRQKAAATEAMRVVGEANKYLSDQAPWKLKEDPDRRDTVLHTALQAIKDCNALLTPFLPHSAQQVHELLGGTGVWSAAPQVVETEDLDDGSPYPIITGAYDQAQAVWASTPLPPPGTPLAPPKPVFTKLDPSIVEEELARLEEKGTSGTDGGA is encoded by the coding sequence GTGACAGATCGGCACATCCTCACCGCCGTCGCGTGGCCCTACGCCAACGGCCCGCGGCACATCGGGCACGTCTCCGGGTTCGGCGTCCCCTCCGACGTCTTCAGCCGGTTCCACCGGATGTCCGGCGACCAGGTGCTGATGGTGAGCGGCACCGACGAGCACGGGACGCCGATCACGGTCGCCGCGGACGCCGAGGGCATCACGCCCCGGCAGATCGCCGACCGCAACAACCGGGTCATCGTCGACGACCTGGCCAGCCTCGGGCTCAGCTACGACCTCTTCACCCGGACGACGACGGCCAACCACCGCGCGGTGAGCCAGGAGATCTTCCTGGGGCTGCTCAAGAACGGCTACGTCTTCCCGCAGACCACCCTGGGCGCGATCAGCCCGTCGACCGGCCGCACGCTGCCCGACCGCTACATCGAGGGCACCTGCCCGATCTGCGGCTACGACGGCGCGCGCGGCGACCAGTGCGACAACTGCGGCAACCAGCTGGACCCGATCGACCTGGTCAACCCGGTCAGCCGGATCAACGGCGAGACGCCGAAGTTCGTCGAGGAGGAGCACTACTTCCTGGACCTGCCGGCGTTCACCCGGGCGCTGGGCGACTGGCTGGGCACCCGGGGGAGCTGGCGGCCCAACGTCCTGAACTTCAGCGTCAACCTGCTGGAGGACCTCAAGCCGCGCAGCTACACCCGGGACATCGACTGGGGCGTGCCGGTGCCGCTGGACGGCTGGCGGGACCGGCCGGACAAGCGCATCTACGTCTGGTTCGACGCCGTCGTGGGCTACCTGTCGGCGTCGATCGAGTGGGCCCGCCGCTCCGGTGACCCGGAGGCCTGGCGGCAGTGGTGGCAGGCGCCGGACTCGGACGCCTACTACTTCATGGGCAAGGACAACATCGTCTTCCACTCCGAGATCTGGCCGGCCCAGCTGCTCGGCTACAACGGCGAGGGCGACAAGGGCGGGACGCCGGGCTCCTACGGCCGGCTCAACCTGCCGACCGAGGTGGTGTCGAGCGAGTTCCTGACCATGGAGGGGCGGAAGTTCTCCTCCTCGCGCAACGTGGTGATCTACGTCCGCGACTTCCTGTCCCGCTACGACGCCGACGCGCTGCGCTACTTCATCGCCGTGGCCGGCCCGGAGAACCAGGACACCGACTTCACCTGGGCGGAGTTCCTGCGCCGCAACAACGACGAGCTGGTCGCCGGCTGGGGCAACCTGGTCAACCGCTCGGTGTCGATGGCCGCGAAGAACGTCGGCGCCGTCCCGACCCCGGGGGAGCTGACCGACGCCGACCGGGCGCTGCTGGCCACCACGTCCGGGGCCTTCGACGCCGTCGGTGACCTGCTCTCGCGCAACCGGCAGAAGGCGGCGGCGACCGAGGCGATGCGGGTCGTCGGCGAGGCGAACAAGTACCTGTCGGACCAGGCGCCGTGGAAGCTCAAGGAGGACCCGGACCGCCGGGACACCGTGCTGCACACCGCGCTGCAGGCGATCAAGGACTGCAACGCCCTGCTGACGCCGTTCCTGCCGCACTCCGCGCAGCAGGTGCACGAGCTGCTGGGTGGCACCGGCGTGTGGTCGGCCGCCCCGCAGGTGGTCGAGACCGAGGACCTGGACGACGGCTCCCCGTACCCGATCATCACCGGGGCCTACGACCAGGCGCAGGCCGTCTGGGCCTCGACGCCGCTGCCGCCGCCGGGCACCCCGCTCGCCCCGCCGAAGCCGGTGTTCACCAAGCTCGACCCCTCGATCGTGGAGGAGGAGCTCGCGCGGCTGGAGGAGAAGGGCACCAGCGGCACGGACGGCGGAGCATGA
- a CDS encoding magnesium and cobalt transport protein CorA: MTDTESTTSKRPPAALPQTLRPAPAGAPREVRPPRDGGDPVVDCAVYVRGERLDVTPSEALEVARERGGFVWLGLYEPSEAELTAIGEHYGLHPLAVEDAVYAHQRPKLERYDDAMFMVLKTASYVEHDQLTATSEVLITGEIMVFVGRDHVISVRHGTHGELGELRTQLEQQPDLLCNGPSAVLYAIADHVVDDFLDVANAVEEDVEEVETSVFSPSRTDDSGRIYQLKRELMQLRRAVLPLELPLATLVDRPNELVPEAMRSYFRDVQDHALRVRDQVTGLDELLTSILQASLARTSLADNEDMRKISAWAGIIALPTAIAGIYGMNFVYMPELDERWGYPAALLVMLLSCLALHRGFKRTGWL; encoded by the coding sequence GTGACCGACACCGAGAGCACGACCAGCAAGCGCCCACCCGCGGCCCTCCCGCAGACCCTGCGTCCCGCCCCCGCCGGTGCACCGCGCGAGGTGCGGCCACCGCGGGACGGCGGCGACCCGGTGGTCGACTGCGCCGTCTACGTGCGGGGCGAGCGGCTGGACGTCACGCCGTCCGAGGCGCTGGAGGTGGCCCGCGAGCGGGGCGGCTTCGTCTGGCTGGGTCTCTACGAGCCCTCCGAGGCGGAGCTGACCGCGATCGGCGAGCACTACGGCCTGCACCCGCTCGCCGTGGAGGACGCCGTCTACGCCCACCAGCGGCCCAAGCTGGAGCGCTACGACGACGCGATGTTCATGGTGCTCAAGACGGCCAGCTACGTCGAGCACGACCAGCTGACCGCCACCAGCGAGGTGCTGATCACCGGCGAGATCATGGTCTTCGTCGGCCGCGACCACGTGATCTCGGTCCGGCACGGCACGCACGGTGAGCTGGGCGAGCTGCGCACCCAGCTGGAGCAGCAGCCGGACCTGCTCTGCAACGGGCCCTCCGCCGTCCTCTACGCGATCGCCGACCACGTCGTCGACGACTTCCTCGACGTCGCCAACGCGGTGGAGGAGGACGTCGAGGAGGTCGAGACCTCGGTGTTCAGCCCGAGCCGCACCGACGACAGCGGCCGCATCTACCAGCTCAAGCGGGAGCTGATGCAGCTGCGCCGCGCGGTGCTGCCGCTGGAGCTGCCGCTGGCCACGCTGGTCGACCGGCCGAACGAGCTGGTGCCCGAGGCGATGCGGTCCTACTTCCGGGACGTCCAGGACCACGCGCTGCGGGTGCGCGACCAGGTGACCGGCCTGGACGAGCTGCTGACCTCGATCCTGCAGGCCTCGCTGGCGCGCACCTCGCTGGCCGACAACGAGGACATGCGGAAGATCTCCGCGTGGGCCGGCATCATCGCGCTGCCCACCGCCATCGCCGGCATCTACGGGATGAACTTCGTGTACATGCCCGAGCTGGACGAGCGCTGGGGCTATCCCGCCGCGCTGCTGGTGATGCTGCTCTCCTGCCTGGCCCTGCACCGCGGCTTCAAGCGCACCGGCTGGCTCTGA